In Eriocheir sinensis breed Jianghai 21 chromosome 8, ASM2467909v1, whole genome shotgun sequence, the following proteins share a genomic window:
- the LOC126995576 gene encoding uncharacterized protein LOC126995576: protein MCSDDRQVERARCTATEGGRRLLHLQPLSQVLVMGRTSHVTHYCTLMRCFLAPARWLTFASVAKVPLQGMEELQRRVPLPRLGQHLGFLLQFGVVAKAAKPDNKPRYFVDPHSFAKNLRIRLFHIRKLLESKPENLERAWNESDSWGRLPRAFPPGCPRTQAVVHALDKIEQTLTQVQRQAIVELDGRSGLSDFERVGNLADCDESRDMTAAENTPTLYGLLKQPWVPPHPAAGDSQAAASALTLLQCMEAEVWKERVHVSLETFFMNRVHDATYIRRVLHHLTDEGLTLLAPLLVPGSGAATYTVLDERAVDCVLDHCVMAGLQAEDGNALCRLDALQKEVQERLLVGVSLGQVRRLVGHLRDCGVGFGDRSREADGAEAITWAAPDWLSSRAAFEEYLQRQAEQGEAGGSFLRHLHKLMARCCLEVEEPGKLVARPTVFSAEETLLEHDDVCPQELHLDKDLPPQTFDLTSKVHRRHVPRPRPGRKPSPRSATHGEDPVVPPLQYRCGAGLWRAFSWLCGLEKDLAAQGRGTWLRDKNGVKIFLYEPPPSVTVYDAFDALSHATFSSARCVLARLADEVLGLSISGACFVTTSHIDQDFRGLLKQAGILGYRPPLMESEDPPSAHSETDEDVEDEDAGFLTADEKRIAHDLLKMLKERQYKVRKRISGLEQKIRHLEGEAKEVATHLLASLRDELREVSVKARKVRIINKKAPREPHVQPGPASSLETLDCSPAPSQGQSSHLTDTAAIRLCEDEELEQEGTSEMLVKGDSVSSCDNLWAQDETQLETEKNRKKRTNQKKGTRHDDEEANQTDAFNSLESKKSSRDKGSKRGDFGTKKMGRKTTMERKKKTRTKYDDEEADQTDAFSSARGDIGGTKKGRKTKMERKKKTRTRSDEEKADQTDASSSPERNKHSRDNSSERGDFEGMVTRSKTLKRLERKEKRSGRSRKGGTRRTSGTSESWSVDDEW from the exons ATGTGTAGCGATGACAGGCAGGTGGAAAGGGCCCGTTGCACCGCCACAGAGGGCGGCAGGCGGTTGTTGCACCTTCAGCCGCTGAGTCAAGTACTCGTGATGGGCCGCACGTCCCACGTGACGCACTACTGCACGCTGATGCGCTGCTTCCTCGCGCCCGCCCGCTGGCTGACCTTCGCCTCTGTGGCCAAGGTGCCGCTCCAGGGGATGGAGGAGCTGCAACGCCGCGTGCCGCTGCCCCGCCTGGGCCAGCACCTCGGGTTCTTACTGCAGTTCGGGGTCGTCGCCAAGGCCGCCAAGCCGGACAACAAGCCCAGGTACTTCGTGGATCCGCACAGCTTCGCCAAAAACCTCCGCATCAGATTATTCCACATCCGCAAGCTCTTGGAGAGCAAGCCTGAGAACCTGGAGCGGGCGTGGAACGAGTCCGACAGCTGGGGGCGGCTGCCAAGGGCCTTCCCGCCGGGATGCCCCAGGACCCAGGCAGTGGTTCACGCGTTGGACAAGATCGAGCAAACCCTGACGCAGGTTCAGCGACAGGCAATCGTAGAGTTGGACGGACGCAGCGGCCTGAGCGACTTCGAACGTGTGGGCAACTTGGCCGACTGTGACGAGAGCCGGGACATGACAGCGGCTGAGAACACACCAACACTCTACGGCCTCCTGAAGCAGCCGTGGGTTCCGCCGCACCCCGCGGCAGGCGACTCGCAGGCCGCAGCGTCGGCCCTCACGCTGCTGCAGTGCATGGAGGCCGAGGTGTGGAAAGAGCGGGTGCATGTGTCTCTGGAAACGTTCTTTATGAACCGTGTCCACGACGCCACCTACATCAGGCGGGTGCTTCACCACCTCACAGACGAAGGCTTAACGCTCCTGGCGCCGCTGCTGGTGCCGGGGAGCGGCGCCGCCACCTACACGGTGCTGGACGAGCGGGCGGTGGACTGTGTGTTGGACCACTGCGTCATGGCGGGCCTCCAAGCCGAGGACGGCAACGCCCTCTGCCGCCTGGACGCCCTGCAGAAGGAGGTGCAGGAGCGGCTGCTGGTGGGCGTGAGTCTCGGGCAGGTCCGGCGCCTCGTGGGGCATCTGAGGGACTGCGGCGTCGGCTTCGGAGACAGAAGCCGCGAAGCCGACGGAGCTGAAGCCATCACGTGGGCGGCTCCCGACTGGCTCAGCTCAAGGGCGGCCTTCGAGGAGTACCTGCAGCGCCAGGCCGAGCAGGGGGAGGCGGGCGGCAGCTTCTTGCGGCACCTGCATAAGCTGATGGCCCGTTGCTGCCTGGAGGTGGAGGAGCCCGGAAAGCTGGTGGCTCGCCCGACGGTCTTTTCGGCGGAGGAGACGCTGCTGGAGCACGACGATGTCTGCCCGCAGGAGCTCCACCTGGACAAAGATTTGCCGCCGCAAACCTTCGACTTGACGTCCAAAGTCCACCGTCGTCACGTCCCTCGTCCTCGCCCCGGGCGGAAACCTTCCCCGCGCTCCGCGACACACGGCGAGGACCCGGTGGTGCCTCCGCTGCAGTAccggtgcggggcggggctgtggCGGGCCTTCTCCTGGCTGTGCGGCCTGGAGAAGGACCTCGCTGCCCAGGGGCGCGGCACGTGGCTCCGCGACAAGAATGGTGTCAAGATCTTCCTGTACGAACCGCCGCCCTCCGTCACGGTGTACGACGCGTTCGACGCCCTCAGCCACGCAACCTTCAGCAGCGCACGGTGCGTCCTGGCCCGCCTGGCCGATGAGGTGCTGGGCCTCAGCATCAGCGGCGCCTGCTTCGTCACGACCTCACACATTGACCAAGACTTCCGGGGCCTCCTCAAGCAGGCCGGCATCCTGGGCTACAGGCCGCCGCTGATGGAAAGCGAGGACCCACCGTCCGCCCACTCCGAGACTGACGAGGACGTGGAGGACGAGGACGCGGGTTTTTTGACAGCGGACGAGAAGAGGATCGCTCATGACCTCCTCAAGATGCTCAAGGAGCGACAATATAAAGTCCGAAAAAGGATCAGCGGCCTGGAACAGAAAATTAGGCATTTAGAGGGCGAGGCGAAGGAGGTCGCGACGCACCTCCTTGCGTCCCTCAGAGATGAGCTGCGGGAGGTGTCAGTCAAGGCGAGGAAGGTCCGCATCATCAACAAAAAAGCGCCGAGGGAACCACACGTCCAACCTGGGCCAGCCTCGAGCCTTGAAACTCTTGACTGCAGTCCGGCGCCAAGTCAGGGGCAAAGCAGCCACTTGACAGACACTGCAGCGATCAGGCTCTGTGAGGACGAGGAGCTGGAGCAAGAAGGCACGTCGGAAATGCTTGTAAAGGGCGACAGTGTGAGTAGCTGCGACAACCTCTGGGCCCAAGACGAAACACAACTTGAAACCGAGAAGAACCGGAAGAAAAGGACGAACCAGAAGAAAGGGACGAGGCATGACGACGAAGAAGCGAACCAAACGGACGCCTTCAACAGCCTCGAGAGCAAAAAATCTTCACGTGATAAAGGCTCAAAGCGTGGCGACTTCggaacaaagaaaatgggaagaaagacgACAATGgaacggaaaaagaaaacaaggacgaAGTATGACGACGAAGAAGCGGATCAGACAGACGCCTTCAGCTCTGCACGCGGCGACATCGGGGGtacgaaaaagggaagaaagacaaaaatggaacggaaaaagaagacaagaacgaG GTCTGACGAAGAAAAAGCGGATCAGACAGACGCCTCCAGTAGTCCCGAGAGGAACAAGCATTCACGCGATAACAGCTCTGAACGCGGCGACTTCGAGGGAATGGTAACAAGAAGTAAGACACTGAAACGACTCgaacggaaagaaaagagaagtggaaggagcaGGAAAGGTGGAACGCGGAGGACAAGTGGAACCTCTGAGTCTTGGAGCGTAGATGACGAGTGGTGA